From one Synechocystis sp. PCC 6803 substr. PCC-P genomic stretch:
- a CDS encoding SH3 domain-containing protein, translating to MAFFKSLFLTSIFCFVLTAIPSQAKEICKVTDPTGTPLNVRESPNGQVINALRNNREVEILEIDFDQQGRPWAKVAGYYQDRYRVWGWVIREFISCYER from the coding sequence ATGGCTTTCTTTAAAAGTTTATTTTTAACCAGCATTTTTTGCTTCGTCTTAACAGCAATTCCTTCCCAAGCAAAGGAAATTTGTAAAGTTACTGATCCTACCGGTACGCCTCTCAATGTTAGAGAAAGTCCCAATGGTCAAGTTATTAATGCTTTAAGAAATAATCGAGAAGTGGAAATCCTAGAAATTGATTTTGACCAACAAGGCCGCCCTTGGGCCAAAGTTGCTGGTTATTATCAGGATCGTTATCGGGTTTGGGGTTGGGTAATTCGAGAATTTATTAGCTGTTACGAACGCTAA
- a CDS encoding DUF1622 domain-containing protein: MEILDHYLGNLVSITRFVLESVSVLCIILGLVKTLQMVWAGDRRTMNTPKFFNSIRLQFGLWLALALEFQLGADILSTTIAPTLESLSKLGLIAVIRTFLNYFLGKELESEIRMEIEQERQEHGR, translated from the coding sequence ATGGAAATTTTGGATCATTATCTGGGCAATTTAGTCAGCATTACCAGGTTTGTGCTGGAAAGTGTTTCCGTGCTGTGTATTATTCTCGGGCTAGTGAAAACTTTGCAAATGGTCTGGGCTGGCGATCGCCGTACTATGAATACGCCCAAATTTTTCAACAGTATTCGCTTGCAATTCGGTTTGTGGTTGGCTCTAGCCCTGGAATTCCAATTGGGGGCAGATATCCTTTCCACCACCATCGCCCCTACCCTAGAAAGCTTGAGCAAACTAGGGCTAATCGCTGTAATCAGGACTTTTTTAAACTATTTTCTTGGTAAAGAACTGGAATCGGAAATCAGAATGGAAATTGAACAGGAAAGACAGGAACATGGCCGTTAA
- a CDS encoding LL-diaminopimelate aminotransferase produces MQFADRLNAFGGNVFADMDLAKAQARAQGQTIIDLSLGSSDLPTPAPILATIAKALEDPSTHGYLLHQGTLPLRQAIAVWYEKRFGLAVDAETEVLPLIGSQEGTAHLPLAVLNPGDVALLMDPGYPSHMGGVYLAGGEIYPMALRSENQFLPVFTAIPNSVLAKAKMTVLSYPHNPTTAIASLEFFQTAVQFCRDHDLVLVHDFPYMDLVFDGIAMPPSVLQADRQKSCAIEFFTFSKSYNMGGFRIGFAIGNIQLISALKKIKAVVDFNQYAGILQGAIAALESPPETVQQTVQIFAQRRATLIDALAKIGWAVPLPTATMYVWAPLPESWLGNSLEFCQKLVAKTGVALSPGSGFGAGGEGYVRFALVQEPDILATAAKKIGQFLDQN; encoded by the coding sequence ATGCAATTTGCTGATCGTCTCAACGCCTTTGGTGGTAATGTTTTTGCTGATATGGACTTGGCTAAGGCCCAAGCCCGGGCCCAGGGTCAAACCATTATTGATCTTTCCCTTGGCTCCTCTGATTTACCTACTCCTGCCCCCATTCTGGCCACGATCGCCAAAGCTTTAGAAGATCCCAGCACCCATGGTTATTTATTGCACCAGGGAACCCTACCATTGCGGCAGGCGATCGCCGTTTGGTACGAAAAGCGTTTTGGCCTAGCGGTGGATGCGGAAACGGAAGTGCTGCCCCTGATTGGTTCCCAGGAAGGCACAGCCCATTTACCGTTGGCGGTGTTGAATCCCGGCGATGTGGCTCTGTTGATGGACCCTGGTTATCCCTCCCACATGGGGGGCGTGTACCTGGCGGGGGGAGAAATTTATCCCATGGCGTTGCGCTCGGAAAACCAATTTTTGCCAGTGTTTACGGCCATTCCCAACTCAGTTTTAGCCAAGGCCAAAATGACGGTGCTCAGCTATCCCCACAATCCCACCACGGCGATCGCCAGCTTAGAATTTTTTCAAACGGCGGTGCAGTTTTGTCGTGACCATGATTTAGTATTAGTACATGATTTTCCCTACATGGATTTGGTTTTTGATGGTATAGCAATGCCACCGTCAGTTTTGCAAGCAGACCGACAAAAATCCTGTGCCATTGAATTTTTTACCTTTTCCAAATCCTATAATATGGGGGGCTTCCGTATTGGTTTTGCCATTGGTAATATCCAGTTAATTTCTGCCCTGAAAAAAATCAAAGCGGTGGTGGATTTTAATCAATACGCAGGCATTCTCCAAGGGGCAATCGCCGCCCTGGAAAGTCCACCGGAAACTGTGCAACAAACCGTGCAAATTTTTGCCCAACGCCGGGCAACATTGATTGATGCTTTAGCGAAGATTGGCTGGGCTGTGCCTCTGCCCACTGCCACCATGTATGTTTGGGCACCATTACCTGAAAGTTGGCTTGGCAATTCCTTGGAATTTTGTCAAAAACTGGTGGCTAAAACCGGTGTTGCCCTTTCTCCAGGGTCTGGCTTTGGTGCAGGGGGGGAAGGTTATGTACGTTTTGCCTTAGTACAGGAGCCGGATATTTTGGCTACGGCGGCCAAAAAAATCGGTCAATTTCTTGACCAAAACTAG